The Metabacillus litoralis genome contains a region encoding:
- a CDS encoding ABC transporter substrate-binding protein, with translation MKQIEHLLILRNIFDHYENNEEITITLKEVAEILSISERNANYLIKKLSTAHKLKWVSGRGRGKKSTLLFLQGFIESAEEYVSEMVSEEKIIDVVNFINASYLNEEGRKSLYTILSIKLGPKIEKSKKDSTNVIKILLSQEITTLTPMDVLLYSEAHLVKEIYSTLVTYDHREQKLSPGLAYAWNYDNNEKKWTFYLRKSVMFHRGEIFTAADVKFTFEYLLTVGKHTSITPLLDDLLKVEINDEHTISFYFKEQNLFFPRVLTSFHCSVLHHSYKKHNLPNGTGPFRVMEHTKHFIRLVAFDSYFRERPLIDSIDIWMQKSNDAPNNASTLEIGEKQQKSVIHKQKLEGSRFLLFNQTKNGYQSNSYFRLCIKHLINPSHLVNELKGNRRIPATSFLTPYSKKVNSDSQHLDIAENYLQKSHYAGEIIKLYYFNLNEGYESACWIQKEAKKIGLNISLTPISHDNHETISNSDFVLLSVILDRDVEVGLYTLFKSDHSFIRNFFHDETKKIIDTELAFMKLKKNKNERISYFLQIEEILKKDHTIHFLYHATNTLHYHSSLKGVSFDSYGLTNFHSVWIDPLEL, from the coding sequence ATGAAACAGATCGAACATCTATTAATCTTAAGAAATATATTTGATCACTATGAAAATAACGAAGAAATTACGATCACTCTTAAGGAAGTTGCTGAAATACTTTCAATTTCCGAAAGAAATGCAAATTACTTAATAAAAAAATTAAGTACAGCTCATAAATTAAAATGGGTTTCTGGTAGAGGTCGTGGAAAAAAATCAACACTACTTTTTTTACAAGGATTCATTGAATCAGCAGAAGAATATGTATCTGAAATGGTTTCTGAAGAAAAGATAATCGATGTTGTAAATTTTATTAATGCCTCTTATTTGAACGAAGAAGGACGGAAAAGTTTATATACCATCTTATCAATAAAGCTTGGTCCCAAAATAGAGAAATCAAAAAAAGATTCCACTAACGTTATAAAGATTTTATTATCACAAGAAATTACTACATTAACACCTATGGATGTTCTTCTATACTCAGAGGCTCATTTAGTGAAGGAAATTTATAGTACACTTGTTACCTATGATCATCGTGAACAAAAATTAAGTCCTGGCTTAGCTTACGCATGGAATTATGATAACAATGAAAAAAAATGGACTTTTTACTTAAGAAAATCTGTTATGTTCCACCGTGGCGAAATATTTACAGCTGCTGATGTGAAATTCACATTCGAGTACCTGCTTACGGTTGGTAAACATACAAGTATCACTCCCCTACTAGATGACTTATTAAAGGTCGAGATAAATGATGAACACACTATTTCCTTCTACTTTAAGGAGCAAAACCTGTTTTTCCCAAGAGTGTTAACTTCCTTTCACTGTTCGGTTCTTCACCATTCATATAAAAAACATAACCTACCAAACGGAACAGGGCCTTTTAGAGTGATGGAGCATACCAAACATTTTATTCGTCTAGTAGCCTTTGATTCTTATTTTCGAGAAAGACCATTAATTGATTCGATTGATATTTGGATGCAAAAAAGCAACGATGCTCCTAATAATGCTTCAACACTGGAGATAGGTGAAAAGCAACAAAAGTCTGTCATCCACAAACAAAAATTAGAAGGAAGTCGTTTTCTATTATTTAATCAGACAAAAAACGGCTATCAATCTAATAGTTACTTTCGTTTGTGTATAAAACATCTCATTAATCCAAGTCATTTAGTGAATGAGCTAAAGGGAAACCGGCGTATACCAGCAACAAGTTTTCTAACACCATATAGTAAAAAAGTAAACAGTGATTCACAGCATTTGGACATTGCTGAAAATTATTTACAAAAAAGTCATTATGCTGGTGAGATTATTAAGCTTTATTATTTTAACCTTAATGAAGGGTATGAAAGTGCATGCTGGATCCAAAAAGAAGCAAAAAAGATTGGGTTGAACATTTCCCTTACGCCGATTTCGCATGACAACCATGAGACAATATCTAATTCCGATTTCGTTTTGTTATCAGTTATATTGGATCGTGATGTTGAGGTTGGATTATATACACTCTTCAAAAGTGATCATTCGTTTATTAGAAATTTCTTTCATGATGAAACAAAAAAGATCATTGATACGGAGCTTGCTTTTATGAAATTGAAGAAGAACAAAAATGAAAGAATATCTTATTTCTTACAAATTGAAGAAATCCTAAAGAAAGATCATACTATTCATTTTCTTTACCACGCAACAAATACACTGCATTATCATTCGTCTTTAAAAGGTGTATCTTTTGATTCTTACGGTTTAACTAACTTTCATTCCGTTTGGATAGATCCTCTCGAGTTATAA
- a CDS encoding MFS transporter, with amino-acid sequence MIELLKDKTYLRYWLAVVVSFLGDAMTITTVSFLIGTTVENPLLIGFVFVAQLLPAVILGPLIGPLIDKYSSRKMMIFSDVFRCFMVLSMILFVDKPLVLICLTLLQGIGTAFFEPARMASIPIIVGINRIPSGIALFQTTVAVIKLVGPVLAGLLLAFQSPSLVFILDASSYIISACLIFSLKILKAQKKDHNTNSYFNSLWTGVREMIKTSILLFMILLLFPVLIGYGMFLTNYKAVLLQYFQVSNIEFGILEGIFAFGTVIGAIVGSYAMKKIVHYQLLYIAIGTLGLGVVSVYGIIKVDVMFSQSVFFILGGWSFITGLANALLMVPTSSIFLLHLPEAIRGRGTAIFYSIFNLFLLAGTLLGGFIASSINILLALILSGGILLITTISYPIYKNTSLMRKVKKQL; translated from the coding sequence ATGATTGAATTACTTAAAGATAAAACCTATTTAAGGTATTGGTTGGCAGTTGTTGTGTCATTTTTAGGAGACGCAATGACGATAACGACTGTTTCATTCCTTATTGGTACAACTGTGGAAAATCCATTGTTAATCGGATTTGTATTTGTTGCTCAATTACTTCCTGCTGTAATTCTTGGGCCATTAATAGGGCCTTTAATAGATAAATATTCAAGTCGGAAAATGATGATTTTTTCGGATGTTTTTCGATGCTTCATGGTATTAAGTATGATTTTATTTGTTGATAAACCACTCGTTTTGATTTGTCTCACTCTTTTACAAGGGATAGGTACAGCGTTTTTTGAACCAGCGAGAATGGCATCAATACCAATAATAGTTGGAATAAATCGTATACCAAGTGGTATTGCTTTGTTTCAAACAACGGTTGCTGTTATCAAATTAGTAGGACCTGTACTCGCTGGCTTATTATTAGCTTTTCAATCGCCTAGTTTAGTATTTATACTTGATGCATCATCCTATATTATTTCTGCATGTTTAATATTCAGCTTAAAAATTTTAAAAGCTCAAAAAAAAGATCATAACACAAATTCATATTTTAATAGTCTTTGGACCGGAGTTAGGGAGATGATCAAAACTTCAATTCTATTATTTATGATACTTTTGTTGTTCCCGGTTCTGATTGGTTATGGTATGTTTTTAACAAATTATAAAGCTGTATTGCTTCAATATTTTCAAGTATCTAATATAGAGTTCGGAATTTTAGAAGGGATATTTGCATTTGGAACGGTAATCGGGGCAATCGTAGGTTCTTATGCTATGAAAAAAATTGTACATTACCAATTATTATATATTGCAATTGGTACACTTGGTCTAGGTGTTGTCAGTGTTTATGGCATTATAAAAGTAGACGTAATGTTTAGTCAGTCTGTCTTCTTTATACTAGGGGGATGGAGTTTCATTACAGGCTTAGCCAATGCTTTATTGATGGTCCCGACAAGTTCGATCTTTCTACTACATTTACCTGAGGCTATTAGAGGAAGAGGAACGGCCATTTTTTATTCTATTTTCAATTTGTTTTTATTAGCCGGTACCCTTCTTGGGGGCTTTATTGCAAGTTCAATCAATATCCTGCTTGCGTTGATCCTATCTGGAGGGATACTACTTATCACAACCATCTCTTACCCAATATATAAAAATACATCATTGATGAGGAAGGTGAAAAAACAGCTATAA
- a CDS encoding EAL domain-containing protein — protein sequence MNTLEVMTNLNKVIPYFQAIFSADSHTIIGYEVLARIETDDGIESLGPFFHDPTIPMEFSLEVDAFIHEKALEVILNKKEDVLLFLNVNANYVMIDNGEGLLTRLLTFRERGLMLSKIVIELTEHNVNGDMLMVATLCQKIKALGVKIAIDDVGVGASNLDRIGMLEPDILKVDIHALKSNQQTTSYDGVLYSLSLLARKIGAELLFEGIENSDQFYYSWSRNARYYQGYFFSKPQGILIEKNILKERFKKDIYHFIELERKKYKLEYQLSHQLNEKLNSLTQSVPIDHNLDEWLYKIAVNLEEECFRIYITDKNGYQMTSNGMRVNKDWMLLPALKGSNWSWRPFFIENLIRMDEENKGILSDVYSDIETSESVRTFSFPIDYQLYLFIDIR from the coding sequence ATGAATACACTAGAAGTTATGACAAATTTAAATAAAGTCATCCCCTATTTCCAAGCCATTTTCAGTGCAGATAGTCATACAATTATCGGTTATGAGGTTTTGGCTAGAATCGAAACAGATGATGGGATAGAGAGTTTAGGTCCTTTTTTTCATGACCCGACGATACCAATGGAATTTAGTCTTGAGGTGGATGCATTTATCCATGAAAAGGCGTTGGAGGTCATACTTAATAAAAAAGAAGATGTTCTACTGTTTCTAAATGTGAATGCAAATTATGTGATGATTGATAATGGGGAAGGTCTTCTTACCAGGCTTTTAACCTTTCGTGAACGTGGTCTTATGCTTTCAAAAATAGTAATAGAATTAACTGAACATAATGTTAATGGTGATATGTTAATGGTGGCCACACTATGTCAAAAAATAAAAGCTTTAGGTGTAAAGATTGCAATTGATGATGTTGGGGTTGGAGCAAGTAATTTAGATCGAATTGGAATGCTTGAGCCAGACATATTAAAAGTAGATATTCATGCGTTAAAAAGCAATCAACAAACAACGTCTTATGATGGGGTATTGTACTCGTTATCTTTACTAGCTAGAAAAATAGGGGCAGAGTTATTGTTCGAAGGTATTGAGAATAGTGATCAATTTTACTATTCATGGAGTAGAAATGCAAGGTATTATCAAGGATACTTCTTTTCAAAACCTCAAGGTATATTAATAGAAAAAAACATCCTTAAAGAACGATTTAAGAAAGATATCTATCATTTTATAGAACTGGAACGTAAGAAGTATAAGTTAGAATATCAGTTATCTCATCAGTTAAATGAAAAATTAAACTCTTTAACACAGTCTGTACCAATTGATCATAATTTAGATGAATGGTTATATAAGATAGCTGTGAACCTAGAAGAAGAGTGTTTTAGAATCTATATAACGGATAAAAATGGGTACCAAATGACTTCGAACGGAATGAGAGTTAATAAAGATTGGATGCTCTTACCTGCTTTAAAAGGGAGTAATTGGAGCTGGCGACCCTTTTTTATTGAAAATCTTATAAGGATGGATGAGGAGAACAAAGGGATTTTATCTGATGTATATAGTGATATTGAAACAAGTGAGAGTGTCCGAACTTTTTCTTTTCCTATTGATTATCAGCTTTACTTATTTATTGATATACGCTAG
- a CDS encoding MBL fold metallo-hydrolase, whose product MSINMMKIFACGYCTHPEKIVNPQKTLKTIKFPATVALLKHPTIGYILFDTGYASYFLEATKVFPYSIYANLTPVFFSEERSIKNQLKKQDINHNDIKIIILSHFHGDHVGGLKDFPNAKIVTFKKAYNHIKKLSKLRALTKGCLLDLLPQDFQERVSFIDEKPLLPLGESYHPFTGGFDVFGDDSIIAVDLTGHAIGQLGIFVNLSSGKKIFLCADAVWQSTAFENMIFPHRIAHLLIEDIDAYKQNLKKLHLLSKQNQHIEILPTHCQKTWEIAKEGIIYE is encoded by the coding sequence ATGTCCATTAACATGATGAAAATTTTTGCTTGTGGGTATTGTACACATCCAGAAAAAATTGTGAACCCTCAAAAAACATTAAAAACAATAAAATTTCCAGCTACAGTAGCTTTGTTAAAACATCCAACTATTGGCTATATTCTTTTTGATACAGGTTATGCTTCTTATTTTCTAGAAGCTACTAAGGTATTCCCTTATTCTATTTACGCAAATTTAACACCTGTTTTCTTCTCAGAAGAACGATCGATTAAAAATCAATTAAAGAAACAAGACATAAATCATAATGACATTAAAATCATCATTCTTTCTCATTTTCACGGAGATCATGTTGGAGGATTAAAGGATTTCCCGAACGCAAAAATAGTAACTTTTAAAAAAGCTTATAACCACATCAAAAAACTTAGCAAGCTGAGAGCCTTAACTAAAGGCTGCTTGCTTGATTTACTTCCTCAAGATTTTCAAGAAAGAGTTTCTTTTATTGATGAAAAACCTTTACTACCTTTAGGGGAAAGTTATCATCCTTTCACGGGAGGTTTTGATGTGTTTGGAGACGATTCTATAATTGCTGTAGACTTAACAGGTCATGCTATAGGTCAGCTAGGAATCTTCGTGAACTTGAGTAGTGGTAAAAAAATCTTTCTTTGTGCTGATGCTGTTTGGCAAAGTACCGCTTTTGAAAATATGATTTTCCCTCATCGTATAGCCCATTTATTAATTGAAGATATTGACGCTTATAAACAGAATCTTAAAAAGTTACATCTATTATCTAAGCAAAATCAACATATTGAAATATTACCAACTCACTGCCAAAAAACGTGGGAGATCGCAAAAGAGGGTATCATTTATGAATAA
- a CDS encoding beta-ketoacyl-ACP synthase III, translating to MNRKVKIVGMGSYLPKRLIESTEIDKMIGAEPGWSEKRSGVKQRYFVNDETATYMGAKAAKKAVENAGLCLSDIDCIISASGTNEQAIPCNASLIQKHLGLQSSGIPCFDVNSTCLSFVSALDMVSYAVHAGKYENVLIVSSEISSVGLNWKQRESSILFGDGAVAMVLSAATNTSKILSSHMETYSEGAHLSEIRGGGTKLHPRIYSEQTAEEFLFDMDGRAIFKLSYKLLPDFLDRLFKGTGLTIADINMVIPHQASASAMKIIRKKLGVKEERFMNIIDRYGNMIAASIPLALHEAVNQGRINRGDTILLLGTSAGLSIGGILIEY from the coding sequence ATGAACCGTAAAGTGAAAATAGTTGGCATGGGTTCGTATTTACCAAAAAGATTAATAGAATCAACAGAAATTGATAAAATGATTGGCGCAGAGCCAGGTTGGTCTGAGAAAAGATCAGGAGTTAAACAACGCTATTTTGTAAATGATGAAACCGCTACATATATGGGGGCAAAGGCGGCTAAAAAAGCAGTTGAGAATGCAGGTCTTTGTCTATCTGACATTGATTGTATTATTAGTGCAAGCGGGACAAATGAGCAGGCTATTCCATGTAATGCCTCTTTAATACAAAAGCATTTGGGACTTCAAAGCTCTGGAATTCCTTGTTTTGATGTTAATTCAACCTGTTTAAGCTTTGTATCTGCACTCGATATGGTGTCATATGCTGTACATGCTGGTAAATATGAAAACGTGTTAATCGTCTCTTCTGAAATTTCTTCCGTTGGACTAAATTGGAAACAACGTGAGAGTAGTATATTATTTGGTGATGGAGCAGTAGCGATGGTTTTATCAGCTGCAACCAATACTTCCAAAATTTTGAGTTCACATATGGAAACATATAGTGAGGGAGCTCATTTATCAGAAATAAGAGGTGGAGGAACAAAGCTTCATCCACGTATTTATAGTGAACAAACAGCTGAAGAGTTTTTATTTGATATGGACGGAAGAGCTATTTTTAAATTATCGTATAAACTTTTACCAGATTTTTTGGATCGATTATTTAAAGGGACTGGTTTAACAATTGCAGATATCAATATGGTTATTCCTCATCAAGCAAGCGCATCTGCTATGAAGATTATTCGAAAAAAACTAGGTGTAAAAGAAGAACGATTTATGAACATTATTGATCGTTATGGGAACATGATTGCAGCATCCATTCCGCTTGCTCTTCATGAAGCGGTAAATCAAGGTCGTATTAATAGAGGTGATACTATTTTACTGTTAGGGACTTCGGCTGGGCTTTCTATTGGAGGTATCTTAATTGAATACTAG
- a CDS encoding ATP-grasp domain-containing protein, translating to MNTRKRVLVTGARAPVALHLCRLMSQAGFEVYATDCISYPLTKVSNSIKKFIFTPSPKKDTKSFIKSLINIIEQQKISLIIPTSEEIFYISRYKDQLTPFCHVFVDDFAKLNLLHNKYEFIQLVKNLGFEVPRTALLSNHVNLDQFEDESALLKKVYSRFSESIIFLQSVGQIPNHIKKGGSWLVQEKIVGKQYCSYTIANDGKVLAHSTYKSEFTAGLGATLSFKHESRPDIERFAQVVVEKLNFSGQISFDFIIHENGVAFPIECNPRATSGLHLFDKKLAYLFTDAKSILYPRKDKKEAIKLAVFLYGWKQVKSLRQLRRLLEVFFSYKDITFTSNDLGPYFYQLISLYKMWKESRRNKVSLMEQSTIDISWDGETI from the coding sequence TTGAATACTAGAAAAAGAGTTTTAGTAACTGGTGCCAGAGCCCCTGTTGCTCTCCATTTGTGTCGGTTAATGAGTCAGGCAGGGTTCGAAGTTTATGCAACTGATTGTATTTCATATCCATTAACAAAGGTTTCTAATAGTATAAAAAAATTCATCTTTACTCCTTCACCCAAGAAAGATACGAAAAGTTTTATAAAGTCCTTAATCAACATAATTGAGCAACAAAAAATTTCATTAATCATTCCAACATCTGAAGAAATTTTTTATATTTCTAGATATAAAGATCAACTGACCCCGTTTTGTCATGTGTTTGTTGATGACTTTGCAAAATTAAACCTTCTACATAATAAATATGAGTTTATTCAACTTGTGAAGAACTTGGGTTTTGAAGTGCCAAGGACAGCTTTGCTATCTAATCATGTAAATTTGGATCAATTTGAAGACGAATCTGCTCTTTTAAAAAAGGTCTATTCGAGATTCTCTGAATCCATAATTTTTCTACAATCTGTTGGGCAAATACCTAACCATATAAAAAAGGGTGGAAGCTGGCTTGTTCAAGAAAAAATCGTAGGTAAGCAATATTGTTCATATACCATTGCCAATGATGGAAAAGTACTTGCGCATTCTACTTACAAAAGTGAATTCACAGCAGGTTTAGGTGCAACTCTCTCATTCAAACATGAAAGCAGACCTGATATTGAACGGTTTGCACAGGTTGTGGTTGAAAAACTGAATTTCTCAGGACAGATATCTTTTGACTTTATCATACATGAAAATGGAGTCGCCTTTCCGATAGAATGTAACCCTAGAGCGACAAGTGGTCTCCATTTATTTGATAAGAAATTGGCTTATCTATTCACAGATGCAAAATCAATTCTTTATCCTAGGAAGGATAAAAAAGAAGCCATAAAGTTGGCCGTTTTTTTATATGGATGGAAACAAGTAAAAAGTCTACGTCAACTTAGGAGATTGTTAGAAGTATTTTTTTCATATAAGGACATTACGTTTACAAGCAATGACCTTGGGCCTTACTTTTATCAACTAATTAGTTTATATAAGATGTGGAAGGAAAGCAGAAGAAATAAAGTTTCTCTTATGGAACAATCCACCATAGACATAAGTTGGGATGGTGAAACGATTTGA
- a CDS encoding NAD-dependent epimerase/dehydratase family protein, whose product MNVLVTGATGFLGRKVALHLASIGYNVTGTGRNQLVGDSLSNSGIQFKACHLENRDDIMMLCENQHFVIHCGALSSPWGKYNDFYQANVIGTKNVIDGCKKWNVSRLVHVSTPSLYFHYDERKDVKEDDSLPEKFVNHYAKTKFLAEKEVDQAFIDGLSTITIRPRALFGPGDQAIFPRLIKVCEKGMFPKVGSGDVVIDMTYIDNAVDAILLCMNSGSETLGQKYNITNGERVQLYSMIDTVMKRLGRSFTYKQISFKKAFHLATSLEYVSKLLLFRKEPLLTRYTVSVLSQSQTLSIEKAKSELGYKPAVSVEDGTKEFVDWWKSHVH is encoded by the coding sequence TTGAATGTATTAGTAACTGGAGCTACTGGTTTTTTAGGAAGAAAAGTAGCGCTTCATCTTGCTTCGATTGGATACAATGTCACAGGGACAGGACGAAACCAACTAGTAGGGGACTCTCTTTCTAATTCTGGGATTCAATTTAAAGCATGTCATTTGGAAAATCGTGATGATATCATGATGTTGTGTGAAAATCAACATTTTGTTATTCATTGTGGAGCGCTTTCATCTCCATGGGGCAAGTATAATGACTTTTATCAAGCGAACGTTATTGGTACAAAAAATGTAATTGATGGCTGTAAAAAGTGGAATGTGAGTCGCTTGGTTCATGTTTCAACACCAAGTTTATATTTTCACTATGACGAGCGTAAAGATGTGAAAGAAGATGATAGTTTACCGGAAAAATTCGTTAACCATTACGCAAAGACTAAATTTCTTGCAGAAAAAGAAGTAGACCAAGCTTTTATAGATGGTTTATCAACCATTACGATAAGGCCCCGAGCACTATTTGGTCCTGGTGATCAGGCTATTTTTCCAAGACTTATCAAGGTTTGTGAAAAGGGAATGTTCCCTAAAGTCGGGTCTGGTGATGTTGTTATTGATATGACTTATATAGATAATGCTGTAGATGCAATCCTTTTATGTATGAACTCTGGATCTGAAACGTTGGGACAAAAATATAATATTACAAATGGTGAAAGAGTTCAGTTATATTCTATGATTGATACAGTAATGAAACGACTAGGCAGGTCGTTTACTTATAAACAGATTTCATTTAAAAAAGCTTTTCATCTAGCAACATCTTTGGAGTATGTATCGAAACTTCTTCTTTTTAGAAAAGAGCCCTTGCTCACAAGATATACAGTTAGTGTCCTTTCTCAATCTCAAACACTATCAATTGAAAAGGCAAAGAGTGAATTAGGATATAAGCCAGCTGTTTCTGTTGAAGATGGGACGAAGGAATTTGTAGATTGGTGGAAGTCACATGTCCATTAA
- a CDS encoding F390 synthetase-related protein: MNKLLLLKQYFLTKYGRRFTSREKLLAFHDKKMKKHIKIVLKHSTFYKKLYQDERYHHDWTSLPIITKSDMMDSFNELNTVGIKKEKAFQLAFDAEETRDFSPRIGNVSIGLSSGTSGNRGLFLVSNREEAMWAGTVLAKMLPSSIFREHRVAFFLRANSNLYESTESGKIIFHYFDLLDSFPKHIERLNQLKPSIIIAPPSMLRMIATWKHKQIISISPEKIISVAEVLEDLDRTYIEHIFQQTLHQVYQATEGFLAATCSFGVLHMNEDIIAVQKEYLNKEKGIFVPIISDFTRKTQPIIRYRLNDILIEKKTACPCGSHFLALERIDGRCDDLFYGKKLLTNEEICLFPDFIRKSIMIASDQILEYKVMQREFNLIEIKLKVESDEEVVKELVLAELQKLWKHEQLLIPQFHFTPYDIVTSDRKLKRIENMMKGKSNDSFI; this comes from the coding sequence ATGAATAAATTGTTATTACTCAAACAGTATTTTCTTACAAAGTATGGTAGGAGGTTTACTTCTCGGGAAAAATTGCTTGCTTTTCACGACAAAAAAATGAAAAAACATATAAAAATTGTTTTAAAGCATTCTACCTTTTATAAAAAACTCTATCAAGATGAAAGGTACCATCATGACTGGACATCCCTTCCTATCATTACGAAATCTGATATGATGGACTCTTTTAATGAGTTAAATACCGTCGGAATTAAGAAAGAAAAAGCTTTTCAGTTAGCTTTTGATGCGGAAGAAACGAGGGATTTTTCCCCTAGAATAGGAAATGTTTCAATAGGTCTTTCTTCTGGAACAAGCGGAAATCGAGGCTTATTTCTAGTAAGCAATAGAGAAGAGGCAATGTGGGCTGGAACGGTTCTTGCGAAGATGTTACCAAGCAGTATTTTCAGAGAGCATAGGGTTGCCTTTTTTCTAAGGGCAAATAGTAATCTTTATGAATCGACAGAAAGCGGAAAAATTATCTTTCATTATTTTGATCTGTTAGATTCATTTCCTAAACATATAGAACGATTAAATCAGCTTAAACCTTCAATTATCATTGCGCCCCCTTCGATGTTAAGAATGATTGCTACATGGAAGCATAAACAGATTATTAGTATTTCTCCAGAAAAGATTATATCGGTAGCAGAAGTACTAGAAGATCTTGATAGAACATATATAGAACACATTTTCCAACAAACTCTGCATCAAGTATATCAAGCGACAGAAGGATTTTTAGCTGCTACCTGTTCATTTGGAGTTCTTCATATGAATGAGGATATAATCGCGGTTCAAAAAGAGTATCTTAACAAAGAAAAGGGAATATTTGTACCGATTATTTCAGACTTTACTAGGAAAACGCAACCGATTATTCGATATCGTTTAAATGATATATTAATAGAGAAAAAGACAGCATGCCCTTGTGGGTCACATTTTTTAGCATTAGAACGGATAGATGGGCGTTGCGATGATCTTTTTTATGGGAAAAAATTATTAACAAATGAAGAAATATGTTTATTCCCAGATTTCATTAGAAAATCTATCATGATTGCATCAGATCAGATTTTAGAATATAAGGTTATGCAGCGGGAGTTCAACTTAATAGAGATTAAGTTGAAGGTAGAAAGTGATGAAGAAGTAGTTAAAGAACTTGTTTTAGCTGAGTTACAAAAATTGTGGAAACATGAACAATTATTAATTCCACAGTTTCACTTCACACCTTATGACATAGTTACGTCAGACCGAAAGTTAAAACGAATTGAAAATATGATGAAGGGTAAAAGTAATGATTCATTTATATAA
- a CDS encoding peptidoglycan-binding domain-containing protein, translating into MYKWKSLTATIVTASALFLGIPSTGVNAQESLQYEIFDLSSILKEGSKGENVKIMQRALNKAMGAELSEDGIFGPNTTRAVLAFQKAKNNLKADGIYGPNTHASLSKEVNSFGFDEKMLKLGSRGEAVKTLQKGLNDMSYNVVIDGIYGQQTKEAIIQFQKRFPELTNDGVFGPKTKAVMEKVLNE; encoded by the coding sequence TTGTATAAATGGAAAAGTCTAACTGCAACAATTGTGACAGCATCAGCTTTATTTTTAGGAATACCCTCTACAGGGGTTAATGCCCAGGAAAGTTTACAATATGAAATTTTTGATCTATCCTCAATTCTTAAAGAAGGATCAAAAGGAGAGAATGTTAAAATTATGCAACGGGCTTTAAATAAAGCAATGGGCGCAGAATTATCTGAAGATGGAATTTTCGGACCAAATACAACAAGAGCGGTACTCGCTTTTCAAAAAGCCAAAAACAATTTAAAAGCTGATGGAATTTATGGACCAAATACACATGCTTCTCTGTCCAAAGAGGTTAATTCATTTGGATTTGATGAAAAAATGCTAAAACTAGGTAGTAGAGGTGAAGCAGTAAAAACTCTACAAAAAGGTTTAAATGATATGAGTTATAACGTTGTTATTGACGGAATCTATGGTCAGCAAACAAAAGAGGCTATCATTCAGTTTCAAAAGCGATTTCCAGAGCTTACTAATGACGGAGTTTTTGGACCGAAAACAAAAGCGGTTATGGAAAAAGTTTTAAACGAATAG